One region of Microbacterium sufflavum genomic DNA includes:
- a CDS encoding aspartate carbamoyltransferase catalytic subunit: MRHLLDTRTLDRATALRILDVAEDMSDTQSREVKKLPTLRGKTVVNLFFEDSTRTRISFEAAAKRLSADVINFAAKGSSVSKGESLKDTAQTLEAIGADAVVVRHPGSGAPQTLATSGWISAGVVNAGDGTHEHPTQALLDAFTIRKRRYGADSRGRDLTGLRVTIVGDVLHSRVARSNVWLLTTLGAEVTLVSPPTLVPQNVSLWPVRVVYDLDEALAAGPDAVMMLRIQLERMNAAYFPTEREYSRRWGLDARRVAALPAGSIVMHPGPMNRGLEISSEAADSPRSTVLEQVSNGVSVRMAVLYLLLAGERDDERGGDL, encoded by the coding sequence ATGAGGCACCTCCTGGACACCCGCACCCTCGACCGCGCCACGGCGCTGCGCATCCTCGATGTCGCGGAGGACATGTCGGACACGCAGTCGCGCGAGGTCAAGAAGCTTCCGACGCTGCGTGGCAAGACGGTCGTCAACCTCTTCTTCGAGGACTCGACCCGCACCCGGATCTCGTTCGAGGCCGCGGCCAAGCGGCTCTCCGCCGACGTGATCAACTTCGCCGCGAAGGGCTCCAGCGTCTCCAAGGGCGAGAGCCTCAAGGACACGGCGCAGACCCTCGAGGCGATCGGCGCCGATGCGGTCGTCGTCCGTCACCCCGGCTCGGGCGCCCCGCAGACCCTCGCGACGAGCGGGTGGATCTCTGCGGGCGTCGTCAACGCGGGTGATGGCACGCACGAGCACCCGACGCAGGCGCTGCTCGACGCGTTCACGATCCGCAAGCGCCGCTACGGCGCGGACAGTCGTGGACGCGACCTGACCGGTCTCCGCGTCACGATCGTCGGCGACGTGCTGCACTCGCGGGTCGCGCGCTCGAACGTGTGGCTGCTGACGACCCTGGGCGCCGAGGTCACGCTGGTCTCGCCGCCGACGCTGGTGCCGCAGAACGTGTCGCTCTGGCCGGTCCGGGTCGTCTACGACCTCGACGAGGCGCTGGCGGCCGGGCCGGACGCGGTCATGATGCTGCGGATCCAGCTGGAGCGCATGAACGCCGCGTATTTCCCGACTGAGCGGGAGTATTCGCGCCGGTGGGGTCTGGACGCACGGCGTGTGGCCGCTCTTCCGGCCGGTAGCATTGTGATGCACCCCGGACCCATGAACCGGGGGCTGGAGATCTCCTCCGAAGCAGCCGATTCCCCCCGCTCGACGGTGCTGGAACAGGTCTCGAACGGGGTCTCCGTGCGGATGGCTGTGCTGTACCTGCTGCTGGCGGGCGAACGAGACGACGAACGAGGGGGAGACCTGTGA
- a CDS encoding PH-like domain-containing protein: protein MSARDLAVAILIALALLVLLAMLFAWRRRVRRDAAFTAPLGVPEHAEVMRRDEVLYVSTTTHEQPLERVAITPLAFRARGELAVTDRGVALALDGAPTVFLARDQLVAVDRATVTIDRVVEPGGLVRIAWRVADTTIVDSYLRLTGGDPQNLISDLQRLVPAAPDTGATS from the coding sequence ATGAGCGCACGGGATCTCGCGGTCGCGATCCTGATCGCCCTCGCGCTGCTGGTGCTGCTCGCGATGCTGTTCGCCTGGCGACGACGAGTGCGGCGCGATGCCGCGTTCACCGCGCCCCTCGGTGTGCCGGAGCACGCGGAGGTGATGCGCCGCGACGAGGTGCTGTACGTGTCGACGACGACGCACGAGCAGCCCCTCGAACGCGTGGCCATCACGCCGCTCGCCTTCCGGGCCCGTGGGGAGCTGGCGGTGACCGACCGCGGTGTCGCGCTGGCCCTCGACGGCGCCCCCACGGTCTTCCTCGCGCGCGACCAGCTCGTCGCGGTCGACCGGGCCACCGTCACGATCGACCGCGTGGTCGAACCGGGCGGCCTCGTCCGCATCGCGTGGCGCGTCGCCGACACGACGATCGTGGACAGCTACCTCCGGCTCACCGGCGGCGATCCCCAGAACCTCATCTCCGACCTGCAGCGGCTCGTCCCCGCTGCCCCCGACACAGGAGCAACGTCATGA
- a CDS encoding dihydroorotase yields MSETLVITGARLLGAESADLIIEDGRIAEIGSGLSRAGARVIDAAGLIALPGLVDLHTHLREPGYEASETILSGTRAAAAGGFTAVFAMPNTSPVADTAGVVEQELALGEAAGYATVQPIGAVTVGQKGERLAELGAMATSRAQVRVFSDDGFCVWDPLIMRRALEYVKSFGGVIAQHAQDPRLTEGAQMNEGTVSAELGLTGWPAVAEESIIARDVLLAEHVGSRLHVCHLSTAGSVDIIRWAKKRGVNVTAEVTPHHLLLTDELVRGYDARFKVNPPLRREEDVLAVREGLADGTIDIVATDHAPHPSEHKACEWPAAANGMVGLESALRVVHQAMVQTGLLDWSDVARVMSAAPARIGGLAGHGTPLEVGQPAQLALYDAAVDGVFTEADLRGRSTNSPYLGRELPGRVQYTLHGGVLTVDGGAVVEELGA; encoded by the coding sequence GTGAGCGAGACCCTCGTCATCACCGGTGCACGGCTGCTCGGCGCGGAGAGCGCCGACCTGATCATCGAGGACGGCCGGATCGCCGAGATCGGCTCCGGGCTCAGCCGTGCCGGCGCGCGAGTGATCGATGCCGCCGGCCTCATCGCCCTGCCGGGTCTGGTCGACCTGCACACGCATCTGCGCGAGCCCGGGTACGAGGCGTCGGAGACGATCCTCAGCGGCACGCGCGCGGCGGCGGCCGGTGGCTTCACGGCCGTGTTCGCGATGCCGAACACGTCGCCCGTGGCCGACACGGCCGGCGTCGTCGAGCAGGAGCTGGCCCTCGGCGAGGCCGCGGGCTACGCCACGGTGCAGCCGATCGGCGCGGTCACGGTGGGCCAGAAGGGCGAGCGCCTCGCCGAGCTCGGCGCCATGGCGACCTCGCGTGCGCAGGTGCGGGTGTTCAGCGATGACGGCTTCTGCGTGTGGGACCCGCTGATCATGCGCCGCGCGTTGGAGTACGTGAAGTCGTTCGGCGGTGTGATCGCCCAGCATGCCCAGGACCCCCGCCTGACCGAGGGTGCCCAGATGAACGAGGGCACCGTCTCGGCGGAGCTCGGCCTCACGGGCTGGCCCGCGGTCGCCGAGGAGTCGATCATCGCGCGTGACGTGCTTCTCGCCGAGCACGTCGGCTCGCGCCTGCATGTGTGCCACCTGTCGACGGCCGGCTCGGTCGACATCATCCGCTGGGCCAAGAAGCGCGGCGTGAACGTGACGGCGGAGGTCACTCCGCACCACCTGCTGCTCACCGACGAACTCGTCCGCGGCTATGACGCGCGGTTCAAGGTCAACCCGCCGCTGCGCCGCGAGGAGGATGTCCTCGCGGTGCGCGAAGGGCTCGCCGACGGCACGATCGACATCGTCGCGACCGATCACGCCCCGCACCCGAGCGAGCACAAGGCGTGCGAATGGCCGGCGGCCGCGAACGGCATGGTGGGGCTCGAGAGCGCACTGCGCGTCGTGCACCAGGCCATGGTGCAGACGGGCCTGCTCGACTGGTCGGACGTGGCCCGCGTGATGAGCGCGGCACCCGCGCGCATCGGCGGTCTGGCCGGGCACGGCACCCCGCTCGAGGTCGGGCAGCCGGCGCAGCTCGCGCTGTACGACGCGGCGGTCGACGGCGTGTTCACCGAGGCGGACCTGCGCGGACGCAGCACGAACTCGCCGTACCTCGGCCGCGAACTGCCGGGCCGCGTGCAGTACACCCTGCACGGCGGCGTGCTGACCGTCGACGGCGGAGCTGTCGTCGAGGAGCTCGGCGCATGA
- the carA gene encoding glutamine-hydrolyzing carbamoyl-phosphate synthase small subunit: MINQTSSPADSPSRLPDPAVLVLEDGTRHAGRAYGARGRTLGEVVFATGMSGYQETITDPSYAGQIVLQTAPHIGNTGMNDEDTESRRIWVAGYIVRDPSRVVSNWRANASLDDVLVEDGIVGISGIDTRAVTRHIRSAGSMRGGIFSGDDAALDAEEQLRIVREAPEMTGLNLSAQVSVESATVTPAVGERIGNLAVLDLGVKQATIDNLAARGFDVHVLPQDVSIDDIRAIEPVAVFYSNGPGDPAASGDHVELLRAVLDDGLPFFGICFGNQLLGRALGLGTYKLPFGHRGINQPVLDKQTGKVEITAHNHGFAVEAPLEGSFDSPRGYGKVEVSHVGLNDNVVEGLRALDIPAFSVQYHPEAAAGPHDANYLFDRFRDMVIANKKDAQ; encoded by the coding sequence ATGATCAACCAGACATCCTCCCCGGCGGACTCCCCGTCCCGCCTGCCCGATCCCGCCGTGCTCGTCCTCGAGGACGGCACCCGTCACGCCGGTCGCGCGTACGGCGCCCGCGGCCGCACCCTCGGCGAGGTCGTGTTCGCCACCGGCATGTCGGGATATCAAGAGACCATCACCGACCCCTCGTACGCGGGTCAGATCGTGCTGCAGACGGCGCCGCACATCGGCAACACCGGCATGAACGACGAGGACACCGAGTCGCGCCGCATCTGGGTCGCCGGCTACATCGTCCGCGACCCCTCGCGCGTGGTCTCGAACTGGCGGGCCAACGCCTCCCTCGACGACGTCCTCGTGGAGGACGGCATCGTCGGCATCAGCGGCATCGACACCCGCGCGGTCACGCGCCACATCCGGTCCGCCGGATCCATGCGCGGCGGCATCTTCTCGGGCGACGACGCCGCTCTCGACGCGGAAGAGCAGCTGCGCATCGTGCGGGAGGCCCCCGAGATGACCGGACTCAACCTGTCGGCGCAGGTCTCGGTCGAGAGCGCGACCGTGACCCCGGCGGTGGGGGAGCGCATCGGCAACCTCGCCGTGCTCGACCTCGGCGTGAAGCAGGCGACGATCGACAACCTCGCCGCCCGCGGGTTCGACGTGCACGTGCTCCCGCAGGACGTGAGCATCGACGACATCCGGGCGATCGAGCCGGTGGCGGTGTTCTACTCCAACGGCCCGGGCGACCCGGCCGCCTCGGGCGACCACGTGGAGCTGCTGCGCGCCGTGCTGGACGACGGACTGCCCTTCTTCGGGATCTGCTTCGGCAACCAGCTGCTCGGCCGTGCCCTCGGACTCGGCACCTACAAGCTGCCGTTCGGCCACCGCGGCATCAACCAGCCCGTGCTCGACAAGCAGACGGGCAAGGTCGAGATCACGGCCCACAACCACGGCTTCGCGGTCGAGGCGCCCCTGGAGGGCTCCTTCGACAGCCCGCGCGGCTACGGCAAGGTCGAGGTCAGCCACGTCGGCCTCAACGACAACGTCGTGGAGGGCCTGCGCGCCCTCGACATCCCCGCGTTCTCGGTGCAGTACCACCCCGAGGCCGCGGCCGGTCCGCACGACGCCAACTACCTCTTCGACCGCTTCCGCGACATGGTCATCGCGAACAAGAAGGACGCCCAGTAA